The genome window GATTTCATGCCCAACCTGTGGCCTGTCATGCATGCGGCCCGCGCGCTTGGGTTGAACGGCTCGGTGAAGGTGCGGTGAATCACGAAGCCTTTTCCATGCTTGACGACGTGGACGCGGCGGGCGGCATGCTAATGATGGGGCATATCGTCGCTATCAAAGGGATCGGTGGGTTCCATTTGGCCTGTGATGCGACCAAGGGAGACGTCGTCAACCGCCTGCGGGAGCGTAAACGACGCCAGCGCAAAGCTTTCGCTTTGATGGCACGGGATGTGGATGTCATCCGTCAATATTGTTCGGTATCGGATGAAGAAGAGGAACTTCTGAAATCTCCATCCGCTCCAATCGTCTTGCTGGAGGCCACAGGCGATCCATTGCCGGAGGCAGTCGCGCCGGGCCTCAACCGTCTTGGGTTTATGCTGCCGCACACGCCCATGCATCATTTGATTTTGCGGCGGATGAAACGGCCCGTGGTGATGACCAGCGGCAACATTTCTGGCCAGCCGCAATGCACGGACAACGATGATGCTCGGGAACGATTAAAGGACGTAGCTGACTTCGCCTTGATGCACGACCGAGCCATTGCCAATCGGATCGATGATTCCGTGGTGCGGGTCGATATGGGGTGCTCGCGTATGCTTCGCCGGGCGCGGGGATATGCCCCGGAGGCAATCAAGCTGCCGAAGGGTTTGATCGGCGACACTCACGTGCTGGCCCTAGGGGCGGAATTGAAAAACACCTTCTGTCTGATCAAGGATGGCGAGGCGATCCTTAGCCAACATATGGGCGACCTGGAGGACGCGGCAACCTCTGATGACGTGAGCCACAACCTGCGCCTCTACGCCGATCTGTTCGAACATGAACCGGCGGTGATCGCCGTCGACTGCCATCCCGATTATCTGTCGTCAAAGCGCGGGCGCGGTATGGCGGAAGAGGGCGGGTTGCCGTTGCTGGAAGTCCAGCATCACCATGCTCACATCGCCGCCTGCATGGCCGAGAACGGTTGGAGGCCTGATGGCGGGAAGGTCTTGGGCGTGGCCATGGATGGGTTAGGTTTTGGAGTTGATGGCACTGTCTGGGGTGGGGAGTTTTTGTCCTGTGATTATCGAAGTTTCAAACGGCTTGGTTGCTTGAAACCGGTGGCCTTGCCGGGTGGGGCGCAGGCTGTCCGTGAGCCTTGGAGAAATGCCTACGCGCATTTGATGGCGGAAATGGGTTGGGCCGAGTTCTCCATGAATTTCGATGAGCTGGACGTATTCCGGAAACTTGCTGAAGCGCCCCGCGAAACTCTGGATGCCATGATCGAGAAAGGCTTGAACGCGCCGTTGTCTTCATCCTGTGGGCGATTGTTCGATGCGGCGGCGGCCATCTGCGGGCTTGCTTGGGACCGTCAGGCATATGAAGGCGAAGCGGCGATGCTGTTCGAGGCGGCGATTGATCCAGATGCGATGGGTGAACCGGATGACCTGGCCTACCCCTTTGCCATTCCGCTCTTGGACGGCAAAGGGTTGCCCTACATCGAACCCTTGGCCGTGTGGCGGGCGATGCTGGGCGATCTGCATTTGCAAACGCCTGTTGGCACCATTGCTGCGCGGTTCCATCGCGGGCTGGCGCGGGCGATTGCCGGCATGGTGATGAAGTTGGCGGGGAACGACCGGGAATTTGAAACAGTGGCGTTGTCGGGAGGCTGTTTCCAGAACCGGACATTATTGCGATTGGTTGTCGAATTGCTCGAGAGCCAGGCGTTTCGAGTTCTCACCCACGAGCGGGTGCCGGCGAACGATGGTGGTATCGCGCTGGGTCAGGCGGTCATTGCCGTGGCAAATATCGAAGCGGTGAAAAATCCGCAAAGGAGGACATCATGTGCTTAGGAATTCCGGGGCAGATTGTCAGTATTTCTGATGCTGAAAATAAGCTGGGCGTGGTCGACGTCAGCGGTGTCAAACGCGAGATCAATTTGGCCTGCATCGTAGATGACGAGCATCCGTTGGAAAGCTGCGTCGGTGACTGGGTATTGGTCCATGTGGGCTTCGCCATGAGTCGTATTGACGAGGCCGAAGCCGCAATGACCATGGATATCCTGCGCCAGTTGGGTGATGCCCAGGAAGAACTGGCGGCCATGCGGGAAAGCGATGAGATGATGAACCGGAAGGCCGGATAGGAAGCGTTATGTCGAACACGTCGCATCTACGCCAGCTCTATCCTTTCCTTGACGGTGGCCGAACTGATCCGAAGGCCATGGCGTTGGCGTTGGATGAATCCGTGCGTCAAAAGGCCCAAAATCATGTATCCGTGTTCGAGGAGTTCTTTGACAGAAACGCCGAAGAGATCATCGCCTCTGCCCAAACCATCGCGGAAACCTATGAAGCAGATGGGCGGTTATTGACCATGGGCAATGGGGGCTCCAGTTGCGACGCTGCTCATGTGGCAGTGGAATTCCAGCATCCCGTAACTGCCGGGCGGCCGGCGTTGCCCGCGTTCAATTTGACGCAAGACATCGCCATGTTGACGGCCGTCGGGAACGACGTCGGGATGGACCACATCTATCTACGCCAAGTGATCGCGCAGGGACGGAAAGGGGATTGTTTGATTGGTCTGTCGACCAGCGGCAATTCCGGCAATCTTGTCCGGGCCTTTGAAAAAGCCAAAGAGATGGGGCTTAAGACCATTGGCCTTGCCGGCATGTCGGGCGGTGAAATGGCTGCGTTGGGTTTGGATCATTGTCTAGTGGTTGAAACCGACAGCATTCACCGCATCCAAGAAGTTCATGTGGCGACGTACCACATCCTTTGGGACCTCGTGCATACGTTGCTGGCCGATAGCCGTGGCGGATTGGATACAGGTGCGGCGGCAGAAGAAGGAGCGTCTTCATGAAGTATGTCGACGAATTCCGTGATCCCGAACAGGCGAAAGTATTGCTGCGGGAAATCGAAGAGCTGGCGTCGCAGGTCGATGTGGGCTCGAACCGCCCGCTTTGCATTATGGAGGTCTGCGGCGGCCACACCCATTCGATCTTTAAATACGGGATCGAGAACCTTTTGCCGAAGAATATCGAGCTGGTGCATGGCCCGGGCTGTCCCGTTTGCGTTTTACCCATGGGGCGGGTTGATGATTGTGTCGCCCTCGCCGAAACACCCGGTGTCATCTTTTGTACGTTTGGTGACGCGATGCGTGTCCCGGGGTCGAAGAAATCCTTGATGCAGGCAAAAGCTGAAGGCGCCGATGTGCGAATGGTTTATTCGCCCCTGGACGCGCTGGAATTGGCGCGACGCCATCCGGACCGGGAGGTTGTGTTCTTTGGCTTGGGTTTTGAAACGACCATGCCGTCGACGGCGTTGACAGTGCTGCAGGCGGAGCAGGAAAGCATCGAGAATTTCTCGCTATTTTGCAATCACATCACGATCATCCCGACCATCAAGGCGATCTTGGACAGCCCCGATTTGCAGATCGACGGGTTCCTGGGGCCGGGCCATGTGAGCATGGTTATCGGCACGGCGCCCTATGACTTTATTTCAGCCCACTACAATCGCCCCTTGGTCGTCGCCGGGTTCGAGCCTTTGGATATTCTGCAGTCTCTTTGGATGCTGTTGAAGCAGATGGTCGAAGGCCGCACTGAGGTCGAAAACCAATATGGCCGTATCGTGCCGAAAGACGGCAACGCTCAAGCTCTTGGTGCCGTCTCGCAAGTGTTCGAGCTGAGAGAATTTTTCGAATGGCGGGGTCTGGGTTCCATCGATCATTCTGGCGTACAGATCCGTGAAGAATATGTCCGGTTTGATGCCGAGAAAAAATTCTCTGTCCCGGACATCAAGATTGCCGACCCGAAATCCTGCCAATGCGGCGAGGTGCTGAAAGGCGTGATCAAGCCCTGGGACTGCAAGGTGTTTGGTCGCGCCTGTACGCCCGAAACGCCTTTGGGCGCCTTGATGGTTTCCTCGGAGGGGGCCTGTGCGGCCTATTACCAATATGGCCGCCTTGATTTAAAGACCATGGCTGAAAATTCAGATGTCGCAGAAGAGTCTGCGGACCAGGGTGCGAGGAGCGTCGCATGAACGAGATGAGCAAGAAAGCGACCTCAGATCGCACACGACGCCGAGGCAAGGTCAACGTAGACAAGGTCACTTTGGCCCATGGTGCCGGCGGCAAAGCCATGCGTGATTTGATTGACGATGCATTCCTGGACGCGTTCGGTGAACCGGACGATGGTGTCTTGGAAGATCAGGCCCGATTGCTCATGTCAGATTTGTCAGCGCAGGGGGACCGGCTGGCCCTGACGACGGATAGCTTTGTCGTCGATCCTTTGTTCTTCCCGGGCGGTAACATCGGGACCTTGGCTGTTGCCGGCACAGTCAACGATCTGGCCGTTTCCGGCGCCAAACCACTCTATCTGACATGCGGGATGATCATCGAGGAAGGCCTGCCGGTGGAAACGCTGCGCCGGGTCGCCCGGTCCATGCAGGAAACCGCGGAAAAAGCGGGGGTGCGCATCATCACCGGAGATACCAAGGTCGTCCACCATGGCGCTGCGGACAAACTCTTCATCAATACGGCCGGGATCGGGGTCATTCCGGAAGGCCTGGACATTTCATCGGCCAATGCCAAGCCCGGCGACGTCGTGATCGTGAATGGGGTATTGGGGGACCACGGCGCAGCGATTTTGAACGCCCGTGGCGACCTGGCGCTGGAAGCGGATATTGAAAGCGACTGCGGTCCCCTGAACGGCTTAATAGACGCCATTATCAATATATGTCCGGAAGTGCGGTCCATTCGGGATGCAACGCGAGGCGGCATTGCCAGTGTGCTGAACGAGGTCGCGGAAGATAGTCGTGTCGGCGTGCTGTTGAACGAACAGAGTATTCCCATGCGGGCCGAAGTTACCGGGGTGTGCGAAATTCTCGGGCTCGATCCGCTCTATCTGGCGAACGAAGGAAAAATAGTTGTCGTCGTGCCGGGGGACATGTCGGACGCAGTCCTGCAAGCCATGCGGACTCACGAAGACGGTCAGGACAGTGTCGTCATTGGTAAAATCTGTGAGGCGCCTGCCGGGACCGTGGTGATGGAAACCTTGTTCGGTGGCAGGCGCGTGGTCGACATGCTGGTCGGCGAACAATTGCCGCGGATTTGTTGAGGGCGCGGGTCGATGCATGAACTTGGGATCACCCGAAACATCGTCAGCATCGTCGCAGAGCGCGCGGCGGGCCGTCGGGTGACCAAAGTCGTCGTCGAGATCGGCAAGTTGTCAGCCATCCTGCCGGACGCTGTGGAGTTCTGTTTTGATGTTTGCGCCAAGAGTACGCCCTTGGAAGGGGCGACATTGGAAATCGTTGAGGTCATGGCTGATGCAAGCTGCCGGGACTGTGGCGAACAGTTCCTCTTGGCCACCTTGATTGAACCATGCCCGAAATGCGGTTCCAAAGCTTTGGACCGCAAAGGGGGTGACGATTTGATCATTAAACATTTCGAATTTCTTGAAGAAACAGATGAAGACGCAATTGAACAAACGAGGGAGGCAAGCTGATGTGTGGCGTATGCGGTTGTTCCAGCGGCACGGTTACCGTGACCAAGATGGATATCGGTCTGGAGAATAAAGAGCAGGGTGGGGATAGCCATACCCATTCACATGATGATCATCATCACGACCACAGTCATGACCATAGCCACGATCACGGGCATGATCATTCGCATCATCATCACCACGACCATGAGCACGGTCATGATCATGGACCGGGGCATTCCCATACGCACATGCATCGGGCGTCGGAAAGTGTCGAGTTGGAAGCGGCCATTCTGGGTAAGAACGACAAGTTGGCTGCCGAGAATAGGGGCTGGCTCAAGGCTAAAAATATTCTGGCGTTGAATTTGGTCAGCTCTCCGGGATCCGGCAAGACGACCTTGCTGGAACGCACTTTGACGGACTTGAAAGACAAAATACCGATGGCGGTGATCGAGGGGGATCAGGAAACCCTCAATGATGCTGAGCGGATCAGGGCGACGGGGACTGCCTGTGTGCAGGTGAATACGGGCACGGGCTGTCATCTGGAAGCTGACATGGTTCAGAAAGGAATGGAGCAGCTGGACCCGCAGGAAAACTCCCTGCTGCTGATCGAGAACGTGGGGAACCTGGTCTGCCCGGCGTTGTTTGATCTAGGGGAGCGGGCGAAGGTCGCGATTTTATCGGTGACGGAAGGGGCGGACAAACCCGCCAAGTATCCGCATATGATCGCGGCCTCCGACATTTTGGTAATCAATAAAATTGATCTGTTGCCCTACGTGACCTTTGATGTGGACGCCGCCATTCAGGCTGCGCGGGACATCAACCCAGCCATCAAGGTCTTTCAGGTGTCGGCGACTAACGGCGAAGGTTTGGACGTTTGGTACGACTGGCTGCTGGCCGAGATTGGTGTCTCCGGCACGATTCAGGCTGCCGAGTAGGGAAGCCGGACGGAAGGGACAGCGGCGGTGGAACTCGATCTGACCTTGGGGGGTGTTCTGCTATTGGGGCTGGCAGTCGGGCTCCAGCATGCGCTGGAAGCCGACCACCTGGCAGCCGTGTCCTCATTGGTCAGTGGCGAACGCTCGTGGCGTCGGATCGTTCGTCATGGTGCCGTTTGGGGTGTGGGGCATACATGTACTTTGGCAGTCGTTGCCGGTACGGCGATCGTCCTGGGCTCGAATATCGACGGTGCCGTGGCAAATTGGTTGGAGTTTGCCGTCGGTGCCATGCTGGTTATCTTGGGTGGCCAGGTTCTGTGGCGAATGGTGAGCCAGCGCATCCATTTTCACGTTCACAAACATGCTGACAGCTCGCATCATTGGCACGCCCATTCCCATGCCGGCGAGAATATAAACAGCAGCCATGACCACGCGGCCCATCCTCACGACCACGCCCACAGCCCGATCAGCGGATGGCGTACCCTTATGGTTGGTATGGTGCACGGAATGGCAGGTTCGGCCGTGTTGGTCGTGCTGGCCGCCAGTCAAATTGACGATCCGGGTTTCAAGCTGTTTTACGTGGTGACTTTTGGATTCGGGTCAATTGTCGGTATGGCAGGCCTCTCGGTGATTGTCGCCGTGCCGCTCAGCTGGACCGCGCGGACCATTTCGTGGGCCAACAACTTGCTTCAAGGCGGGATCGGCACGGTTACGTTAGGTTTAGGAATGTTCATAGTGTTCGAGACAGGAGTGTCTCATTCACGTCTATGAATTGCGGTCGGAGATGTCGAAGAACCTCTACAGCATAATACGAAGCGGCGCATCGGAGCAAATACCATGATCAAATCTTCAGTTTAGTCGAAGGCAGATAGTAGCGTAAGGCGCTCTATGAAAGGCCGCCATATTTTCGTAATTCAAAGCCTCGTTGACATTCCCGTATTTGGATAAATCCCTTGTAGCTGGTCAAATTGGCGGAAACGGATCGAGTAGTCCCCTGATCAATCAGAAGTCAGGTGGTGCTCAAACCTATTTGGTATTTCGAGGGGAAAACAGTATCTACAGCTTGGCGGTAGACTCTGTTGATTACGATGTATCACCTGCCCGTGTGACCAAAGGGCAAGAGCACCATCCTATTCCAGTGATGTTGTCGGCGCGTTTAGCCATAGATCGTGACGAACAAGGAAAAGGATTGGGCCGAGCGTTTCTTAAAGATGCCTTATTGCGTACACTTCAAGCTGCCGATATTGCTGGTATTCGAACTCTTCTCGTTCATGCCAAAGATGATGAAGCACGAACTCGGTATGAAAGCTTCTATTTCGAACCAAGCCCAACAGACCCATATCATTTGTTTTTGCTCATGAAGAATCTTCGAAGCCTGAACAAACAGATGATTGTATTGATGCCCCCTTCCTCAATACAAAAATATTCAAAATTTCGCATCATTACTCACGATTACGAGGAGGCGGTTGAAATTGAGGTTATTTACCTCCGGTTAGGTAGTGTCTTTATGCATAAGGCCTGAAATGTTTTCAGAAACCTTAGTGGCGGCGGCAAGAATCGGATCTGCCGCGAGGTGCGCATAACGAGCAGTAGTTTGAACCTGAGTGTGCCCTAGAAGCTTACCAATCATGGGCAGGCTCATCCCTTGTGCGACGGCCTTGGAGGCAAATGAATGTCGTAGGTCATGGATGCGGACGTCTTCAATGCCAGCCCGCTTGCGGATCCGTTGCCAGAATTTCTGGATCTCTTTGCGATTGGTTCCTGGGATTTTGCCGCAGATAACCCATGGGTTCTTTGGCTGCCGTTTGAGGTTTTTAAGGAGATCAAGGGCAGGGGGGCCGAGATGGACAACTCGTGCGCCGGTCTTTGAATCAGATAGTCGTAGGCAGCTGTTGTCGAAATCAACCTCTGTCCATTTGAGTGACATGATTTCGTTGAGGCGGCAGCCGGTAAAAATCAGGAGGCGGATAGCAGAAATAGCATAGATATCATCGACACCTATTTCTTCGGCTTCGTTTAGCACTGAACCGAGATCGCTCAGCTCTTTCTGGCTGAGGTAGCGCTCGCGTTTTTCTTCTGGGTATTTTTTGATGTGTAGCCGTGGATTGGAACCTTCAGGCCGCATTCCCCATATCTCTGCCATTGAGAACATTTTTGAGATCAGCTCAAGGTTCCGATTTGCCTGGTAAGGGATGTGGCGTAAATCATGATGAAATTTGGCGATGTCGGCCCGTGTTACATCGGAGACCTTCAGGCGTCCAAGGGCTGGCAATATGAAACGGCGAAGGTTGCGTCGGTATTCTGTGGCAGTGCCTGGCTTCAGACGGACAGAAATATGTTCTTGGTCGAAACGCTCTGCCAGCTCTTTCACCGTACAGGCTTTTCGGGCTCGGGAACGTTCGCCAGCAGGATCTTCTCCGTCCTTGACGGCTGCCAAAACCTTGAATGCCATGCGACGGGCTTTTTCGGGAGTGAGGACACCATGGGCTCCCAGGCTCATGCGTCTGTAACGATTGCCGATCCGGTATTGAACGATATAAGAACGACGGCCACTTGGTAAAATGCGAACGGCAAACCCAGCAAGGTCGTCATCGCAGATGATATAATCCTTATCTTGCGGCTTAGCAGACTCGACAAGGCGTTTGGTGATTTTAGGCATATGGCACCTCTTTGCGGCTGATTAACTCTCGATGATCGCTGCGCTGCTCTTAATCCCTGGAATCATAGTGGAATCATGAGGGCTGGTTTCGGCGAGCAACCGATCGAATGACAGCGTAAAGTGATTTCTAAAATAGTCCAGTAATATCAACTGGTTAGAGTGTTTCTGCGGAATTTTTAGAAATGCTGAGAAATGACCATATCACGGCTCATAACCTGAAGGTCGCAGGTTCAAATCCTGCCCCCGCAACCAAGCATACAAATACCATAGCCCCGTTCCTCCGAGCGGGGCTTCTGCTTTAGGAAGCAAATACAAAGCAGATCCCCAGACACCCAAAAGGAGGGGACGGCGCAGCTAATCCGACCCAACAACACGGCAGGAATAGCGTAGATAAAGCGCCTCGGAACTCTCCGAACGCTCCTCCAGTACCGCCTCGCGCCCAAAACCCGCGCAATGACGCGCCGCCGCAGCCCCGACCTGCTGTCCAACAGGCGCGACACCAGATCCTCCCGAAACCGCCCGATACAACACAAAATCAGAACCCGACCCAACCTCCTCATAAGGGCGGCTGGATTTCGTATGCAAGCTTTTCTGCCATGAAATTCAGTAGGATATCATAACCTTTGAGTGTCGGGTGACAGCATTCGTCCTGATAGTATTGTCTTTGGGTATGATAATCCGTCCCAAAAACACCAATCATAGAGTATGTGTTTATACCCATTCTCTTTAATTGGTTCTGGTTTTCTATTAACAGAGGGTAGTTTTGTTTTATTGTTTCAGAATATTTGTTTTCGAATGAAATTCCGTTTGATTCAAGGTGGTGCGTTGGTTGGAGAAAATGAATAAATATAGTGTCGTTTGATTTCATTTTATCAATCTGTATTATTTGCCGCTTCCAGGATTGGGCGAGGGTGCTTGGGGAAAGTTTATCTAAGAGGGCACCGGGTGGTGTATAATAAAATTGAACATTATCATCTTTTAGGTTCGGAAGGCTTGCTGCAATCGCGGCAAGTGTTACTGAGTGGACGGCAATTCTGCTCTGTTTGCTCTTTGAAATTAGTATATCTCGCCATTTTTCGGTAAACGCTCGGTCAACGTCAGCATTAAAAACTCTAGCGAGCCGTTCCCACCAACCTGGGATAATTAGTCGATCTGGCTTTGACAGATTCCAAGCTTCATTGAAGCCATCTACGAGTAGAATAGCATCGAAGTTTTGCCCGAGGGCGCTATAATATGAGATGATCATTAGCGGTGTTGGAAATTGGTAACCACCTTGAGCAAGGTTGATCAGGTTTACTTTTTTCCCCGCCAACTGCGGAAGGGATTCTAATCGTTTTGAGATGATTCCGCTGGAGCGTTCGATTACGCCAAGTCCAGCGGCGACCGAACCTCCTATTATCACGATATCATATCTAGCTGGGTCATTTTCCAAGGGTAAGATTTGTCCAGGATTAAAGAAACCATCCGGAGAAACTTCATGCGAACTATTTAATCCGGTGCTGGGGCGAGCGACATAACCAAAGAATGGATGGAAAACAGATGTTGATTCCCGATATGGGTTTTCCACTCTCGCTTGGTGCGGCATTGCTTCCGTGCTACGATTCCATATCCATGTTCCGTCACTGAAATAGAGAACTGAGGCTAGTAATACCTCCGTTAAGGCCAAGCCTCCCACAGTCCCAATAACAACACTCATCAATGAGTATATTCGCATTTTCTAATGAAATTCCGGTTCTTTGCCGTTACACCTGATCAGCGGGAATTGTATAATTGAAAATGTGGTTGCGGCAACACGACAGGGTGGTCACGCGGGCGTACCTTCAATGAAAACTGTGGGTGTCGACTTTTAGCGGGTTTTGTCGGGTCGGGGTGGTGAGGCTGGCGAGGGTTTGGAGGGTTACCTGGATGGCAGGGGTGGTCGGGAGGATGGCCTTCAGGGACAGGGTGCGGGGGTGGCCGATCCGGCGGCGTTCGAAGCGGAGGGTGCCGATGGTGTGGTCGAGGAGGCCGGTCAGGTCGAAAAGCTTGTTGGCGACGACATGGGTTACCCGATCTTCGGTCTGCAGCTTGCCCTCGACCCCGAGAATCGGAGCGGTCATCAGAATGCGTCTGTAGGCCGCGAATACTTTCGACCAGACGACGATATTGGCGAGTCCCGTCTCGTCCTCCAGGGTGAGAAAGACCACGCCCGCGGCGGTGCCCGGTCGCTGCCGGACGATGACCAATCCGGCATGGGTCACCTTCTCGCCGTCTCCGATCGTCGGCAGCTCCCGGGCGGTGCGCGCACCGACCTGCGCCAATGAACCACGGATCAGGGACATCGGATGGGCGCGCAGAGACAGGCGCAGGCTGGAATAATCCACCACCACTTCCTCCCCCAGGCTCATCTCCGGCAGGAGAACCGGGCGTTCCGGTCCGAACTCCGCCGAAACGCCAATGTTGTGAGCGTGCCCGCCCAAGGCGTCGAACAGCGGCAGGCCGGGCGATGCCTTGCGCCCGGTCCCGAACCGTCTGGCCCGCCACAATGCCTCGCGCCGCGACAGACCAAGCGAGGCGAATGCATCGGCGTCGGCCAGTTTCTCCAATATATCCGGTGCCAGGTCCGATTGCCGGGCCATCATGTAGAGATCCTGATAGCCCCCGTCCGGACGATTGGCGACGATGGCCAGGGCGTCGGCGGCGGATACTCCCTTGATCTGCCGGAAGCCGAGGCGCAGCGCGTGACGCTGGTTGCTGCGGGAATGATCGTCATGGCGGTTCTCTCCGTCCAGGGTCTCCAGCGTGTTGTTCCAGGTGCTGTGGTTGACGTCGATCGGCCGGACCGTGACGCCGTGGTCGCGGGCGTCGCGAACGATCTGGGCCGGGGCATAGAACCCCATGGGCTGACTGTTCAGAAGGGCGCAGGCAAAGACGTCTGGATGGTGACATTTCAGCCAGGCCGACACATAGACCAGCAGGGCGAAGCTGGCGGCATGGCTTTCCGGAAAACCGTATTCGGCGAACCCCTCGATCTGCTTGAAGCAATGTTCGGCAAAAACCGGGTCGTAGCCGTTCTTCGCCATCCCGGAGAGGAACTTGTCGCGGTGATCCTGAATCTGTCCGGTTCTCTTGAACGTCGCCATGGCCCGGCGCAGACGGTCTGCCTCCTCTGACGTATAGCCTGCCCCGACAATGGCGATCTGCATCGCCTGTTCCTGAAACAGGGGGACGCCACAAGTTCGTTCCAGAACCGATTTGAGGGCGCCCGAAGGATAGGTGATCGGTTCCTTCCCCTGGCGCCGCTTGAGATAGGGATGAACCATGCCGCCCTGGATCGGACCGGGCCGGACGATCGCGACCTCCACGACCAGATCATAGAGCGTGGCCGGCCTGAGCCGCGGCAGCATCGACATCTGGGCGCGGGATTC of Alphaproteobacteria bacterium contains these proteins:
- the hypF gene encoding carbamoyltransferase HypF, with the translated sequence MRAAAITVKGQVQGVGFRPTVWRIANELGLKGDVRNTGDGAEIRLWGQDLSKFAERLKDEAPHLARIDELVFAPIDEPMPDGFTISSSSAGAMKSGVTPDAATCADCLDETRDPFQNRYRYPFTNCTNCGPRFSIIEGAPYDRAKTTMSDFELCLVCSSEYDDPADRRFHAQPVACHACGPRAWVERLGEGAVNHEAFSMLDDVDAAGGMLMMGHIVAIKGIGGFHLACDATKGDVVNRLRERKRRQRKAFALMARDVDVIRQYCSVSDEEEELLKSPSAPIVLLEATGDPLPEAVAPGLNRLGFMLPHTPMHHLILRRMKRPVVMTSGNISGQPQCTDNDDARERLKDVADFALMHDRAIANRIDDSVVRVDMGCSRMLRRARGYAPEAIKLPKGLIGDTHVLALGAELKNTFCLIKDGEAILSQHMGDLEDAATSDDVSHNLRLYADLFEHEPAVIAVDCHPDYLSSKRGRGMAEEGGLPLLEVQHHHAHIAACMAENGWRPDGGKVLGVAMDGLGFGVDGTVWGGEFLSCDYRSFKRLGCLKPVALPGGAQAVREPWRNAYAHLMAEMGWAEFSMNFDELDVFRKLAEAPRETLDAMIEKGLNAPLSSSCGRLFDAAAAICGLAWDRQAYEGEAAMLFEAAIDPDAMGEPDDLAYPFAIPLLDGKGLPYIEPLAVWRAMLGDLHLQTPVGTIAARFHRGLARAIAGMVMKLAGNDREFETVALSGGCFQNRTLLRLVVELLESQAFRVLTHERVPANDGGIALGQAVIAVANIEAVKNPQRRTSCA
- a CDS encoding tyrosine-type recombinase/integrase is translated as MPKITKRLVESAKPQDKDYIICDDDLAGFAVRILPSGRRSYIVQYRIGNRYRRMSLGAHGVLTPEKARRMAFKVLAAVKDGEDPAGERSRARKACTVKELAERFDQEHISVRLKPGTATEYRRNLRRFILPALGRLKVSDVTRADIAKFHHDLRHIPYQANRNLELISKMFSMAEIWGMRPEGSNPRLHIKKYPEEKRERYLSQKELSDLGSVLNEAEEIGVDDIYAISAIRLLIFTGCRLNEIMSLKWTEVDFDNSCLRLSDSKTGARVVHLGPPALDLLKNLKRQPKNPWVICGKIPGTNRKEIQKFWQRIRKRAGIEDVRIHDLRHSFASKAVAQGMSLPMIGKLLGHTQVQTTARYAHLAADPILAAATKVSENISGLMHKDTT
- the hypB gene encoding hydrogenase nickel incorporation protein HypB; this encodes MDIGLENKEQGGDSHTHSHDDHHHDHSHDHSHDHGHDHSHHHHHDHEHGHDHGPGHSHTHMHRASESVELEAAILGKNDKLAAENRGWLKAKNILALNLVSSPGSGKTTLLERTLTDLKDKIPMAVIEGDQETLNDAERIRATGTACVQVNTGTGCHLEADMVQKGMEQLDPQENSLLLIENVGNLVCPALFDLGERAKVAILSVTEGADKPAKYPHMIAASDILVINKIDLLPYVTFDVDAAIQAARDINPAIKVFQVSATNGEGLDVWYDWLLAEIGVSGTIQAAE
- the hypD gene encoding hydrogenase formation protein HypD encodes the protein MKYVDEFRDPEQAKVLLREIEELASQVDVGSNRPLCIMEVCGGHTHSIFKYGIENLLPKNIELVHGPGCPVCVLPMGRVDDCVALAETPGVIFCTFGDAMRVPGSKKSLMQAKAEGADVRMVYSPLDALELARRHPDREVVFFGLGFETTMPSTALTVLQAEQESIENFSLFCNHITIIPTIKAILDSPDLQIDGFLGPGHVSMVIGTAPYDFISAHYNRPLVVAGFEPLDILQSLWMLLKQMVEGRTEVENQYGRIVPKDGNAQALGAVSQVFELREFFEWRGLGSIDHSGVQIREEYVRFDAEKKFSVPDIKIADPKSCQCGEVLKGVIKPWDCKVFGRACTPETPLGALMVSSEGACAAYYQYGRLDLKTMAENSDVAEESADQGARSVA
- a CDS encoding HypC/HybG/HupF family hydrogenase formation chaperone, translating into MCLGIPGQIVSISDAENKLGVVDVSGVKREINLACIVDDEHPLESCVGDWVLVHVGFAMSRIDEAEAAMTMDILRQLGDAQEELAAMRESDEMMNRKAG
- a CDS encoding SIS domain-containing protein gives rise to the protein MSNTSHLRQLYPFLDGGRTDPKAMALALDESVRQKAQNHVSVFEEFFDRNAEEIIASAQTIAETYEADGRLLTMGNGGSSCDAAHVAVEFQHPVTAGRPALPAFNLTQDIAMLTAVGNDVGMDHIYLRQVIAQGRKGDCLIGLSTSGNSGNLVRAFEKAKEMGLKTIGLAGMSGGEMAALGLDHCLVVETDSIHRIQEVHVATYHILWDLVHTLLADSRGGLDTGAAAEEGASS
- the hypE gene encoding hydrogenase expression/formation protein HypE → MSKKATSDRTRRRGKVNVDKVTLAHGAGGKAMRDLIDDAFLDAFGEPDDGVLEDQARLLMSDLSAQGDRLALTTDSFVVDPLFFPGGNIGTLAVAGTVNDLAVSGAKPLYLTCGMIIEEGLPVETLRRVARSMQETAEKAGVRIITGDTKVVHHGAADKLFINTAGIGVIPEGLDISSANAKPGDVVIVNGVLGDHGAAILNARGDLALEADIESDCGPLNGLIDAIINICPEVRSIRDATRGGIASVLNEVAEDSRVGVLLNEQSIPMRAEVTGVCEILGLDPLYLANEGKIVVVVPGDMSDAVLQAMRTHEDGQDSVVIGKICEAPAGTVVMETLFGGRRVVDMLVGEQLPRIC
- a CDS encoding urease accessory protein — translated: MELDLTLGGVLLLGLAVGLQHALEADHLAAVSSLVSGERSWRRIVRHGAVWGVGHTCTLAVVAGTAIVLGSNIDGAVANWLEFAVGAMLVILGGQVLWRMVSQRIHFHVHKHADSSHHWHAHSHAGENINSSHDHAAHPHDHAHSPISGWRTLMVGMVHGMAGSAVLVVLAASQIDDPGFKLFYVVTFGFGSIVGMAGLSVIVAVPLSWTARTISWANNLLQGGIGTVTLGLGMFIVFETGVSHSRL
- the hypA gene encoding hydrogenase maturation nickel metallochaperone HypA, producing the protein MHELGITRNIVSIVAERAAGRRVTKVVVEIGKLSAILPDAVEFCFDVCAKSTPLEGATLEIVEVMADASCRDCGEQFLLATLIEPCPKCGSKALDRKGGDDLIIKHFEFLEETDEDAIEQTREAS